In Pseudomonas sp. Leaf58, one DNA window encodes the following:
- a CDS encoding FecR domain-containing protein codes for MIPHTPATREAVRAAARWLALVDSGGASQRDLLRLAQWRARSGLHESAWQKALLLRQRFAELPSPLAMATLGRPDAGRRALLKQALGLAALLPAAWLVSRELPLDAWTADLHTAVGERQQVLLSDGTFVQLNTDSAVDFAPGARRLVLLRGEVAARVPGNLGLTVQVPYGQVVLDAGEVCLRLVDQACRVSVLNGTASLQPLRGPARVLQAGQQANLQAVGIGPVTSLALWPLGWREGVLRLEDRPLGELLHELRRYRPGVLRWAPALEGLRVTGTFRLDDTDRVLALLAASLPLQVHTRTRYWVSLAARETRA; via the coding sequence ATGATTCCGCATACCCCCGCAACCCGCGAGGCTGTGCGTGCCGCTGCCCGCTGGCTGGCGCTGGTCGATTCCGGCGGCGCCAGCCAGCGTGACTTGCTGCGCCTGGCGCAATGGCGCGCCCGCAGCGGCTTGCACGAAAGTGCCTGGCAAAAGGCACTGCTGTTGCGCCAGCGCTTTGCCGAACTGCCCAGCCCCCTGGCCATGGCTACCCTGGGCCGTCCGGATGCCGGCCGCCGAGCGCTGCTCAAGCAGGCCTTGGGGCTAGCGGCGTTGCTGCCGGCGGCGTGGCTGGTGAGCCGAGAGCTACCGCTGGACGCCTGGACCGCAGACCTGCACACCGCCGTCGGGGAGCGCCAGCAAGTGCTGCTGAGCGACGGCACATTCGTGCAGTTGAACACTGACAGTGCAGTGGATTTCGCCCCAGGTGCGCGCCGCCTGGTACTACTGCGTGGCGAAGTGGCAGCCAGAGTGCCTGGCAACCTGGGGCTTACGGTGCAGGTGCCCTATGGCCAGGTCGTGCTTGACGCTGGCGAGGTATGCCTGCGCCTGGTCGATCAAGCTTGCCGGGTATCGGTGCTTAACGGCACGGCCAGCCTGCAACCGCTGCGCGGCCCGGCCCGGGTGCTGCAGGCCGGGCAACAGGCCAACCTGCAGGCGGTTGGTATCGGCCCTGTGACAAGCCTGGCCCTGTGGCCACTGGGCTGGCGCGAAGGCGTGCTGCGGCTGGAGGATCGCCCCTTGGGCGAGTTGTTGCACGAGCTGCGCCGTTACCGTCCCGGCGTGTTGCGCTGGGCACCGGCGCTGGAGGGACTGCGGGTAACAGGTACGTTCCGCCTGGACGACACCGACCGCGTGCTGGCCTTGCTCGCCGCCAGCCTGCCGTTGCAGGTGCACACGCGTACACGCTATTGGGTAAGCCTGGCCGCGCGGGAAACTCGTGCATGA
- a CDS encoding TonB-dependent receptor, with product MPAVKSCRLRPLARAAHPLFAMSLLLCAPAWADEPARRSYQVPAASLGAVLTHFAEQAGVSLSLDPVLVNGRHSNGLSGSYSVDEGFAQLLRGSGLQLLPVGEGSFTLVPAPPAGGPLEIAPISIVSGLAASSETQPYAGGQVARQGAQGLLGSRDFMETPFSITSYTSEWVKNQQARTLGELIASDPSVRATNPAGGRFEQFTIRGFSLFNSDVAYSGLYGILPTYSIDMEMADRVDIVKGPSQLLNGISPRGSVGGGINVQPKRAGEQPITEFTGSYASAGQAGGAVDIGRRFGEEQQFGVRFNGVKQGGDTEWDHQRVEREMAVLGLDFRGERLRLSADLGHTERDTDAPQERVLVGANAKVPDADDVRHNYAQAWSKARTSDTFGALHAEYDLSESLLAYGAVGARKSNHDFLRHNVSIINDAGDFTVQPRDFTRDETVRTAMAGVRNWFHTGPVSHELNLAATYYYMDFTNGGARYAAAPSNLYDPVATPTPGTPTRIDPEVYTENRFSGVALADTLGFLDDRLLLTVGARWQRVQVDDWSDGVKGETAYDEEKLSPSGGVLLKVTEQLSLYANYMEGLSQGKIAPSTSINEDQIFPPFTSRQVEVGAKYDLGQVAFTASAFRIRQPAYETNPASRVFGPNGKRDNRGIELSVFGEPVQGVRVLGGVMYLDSELTDTVGGAYDGNRAPATPEYNVNLGAEWDVPGMSGLTLTARGMHSSSQYLDQNNSKQIDGWERYDVGARYAFKVDATQVTLRASVENVLDHRYWSSAGASDDSEPGLTLSTPRTYLLSATVGF from the coding sequence ATGCCTGCCGTAAAGTCTTGCCGCCTGCGCCCACTGGCGCGTGCAGCACATCCGTTGTTCGCGATGAGCCTGTTGTTGTGTGCACCCGCATGGGCCGATGAACCCGCCCGGCGCAGTTATCAGGTGCCAGCAGCAAGCCTTGGCGCCGTGCTGACCCATTTTGCCGAGCAGGCCGGGGTCAGCCTGTCGTTGGACCCGGTGCTGGTCAACGGCAGGCACAGTAACGGCCTTTCCGGCAGCTACAGTGTCGACGAAGGTTTCGCTCAGTTGCTGCGCGGCAGCGGCCTGCAGTTGCTGCCGGTGGGCGAGGGCAGCTTCACCCTGGTGCCGGCGCCCCCGGCGGGCGGGCCCCTGGAAATCGCCCCGATCAGCATCGTTAGCGGCTTGGCCGCCAGCAGCGAAACGCAACCCTATGCCGGTGGCCAGGTAGCCCGCCAGGGCGCGCAAGGCTTGCTCGGTTCGCGCGACTTCATGGAAACCCCGTTCAGTATTACCAGCTACACCAGTGAGTGGGTGAAAAACCAGCAGGCGCGGACTTTGGGCGAGTTGATCGCCAGTGACCCTTCGGTACGCGCCACCAACCCCGCAGGCGGGCGCTTCGAGCAGTTCACCATTCGCGGTTTCAGCCTGTTCAACAGTGACGTCGCCTACAGCGGCCTGTACGGCATCCTGCCGACCTACTCGATCGACATGGAAATGGCCGACCGGGTCGACATCGTCAAAGGCCCCAGCCAGTTGCTCAACGGCATTTCGCCACGTGGCAGTGTCGGCGGCGGCATCAACGTTCAGCCCAAGCGTGCCGGCGAGCAGCCGATCACCGAGTTCACCGGCAGCTATGCCTCGGCGGGCCAGGCCGGCGGCGCCGTGGACATTGGCCGGCGTTTTGGCGAAGAGCAGCAGTTTGGCGTGCGCTTCAATGGGGTGAAACAGGGGGGCGACACCGAATGGGACCACCAGCGTGTCGAGCGCGAAATGGCGGTGCTGGGCCTGGATTTCCGTGGCGAGCGCCTGCGGTTGTCGGCCGACCTCGGCCACACCGAACGCGATACCGATGCGCCGCAGGAGCGTGTGCTGGTCGGCGCCAATGCTAAGGTGCCGGATGCTGACGACGTGCGCCACAACTACGCCCAGGCCTGGAGCAAGGCGCGCACCAGCGACACCTTTGGTGCGCTGCATGCCGAATATGACCTCAGCGAGTCGCTGCTGGCCTACGGCGCGGTTGGCGCGCGCAAGAGCAACCATGACTTCCTGCGCCACAACGTGTCGATCATCAACGATGCTGGCGACTTCACCGTGCAGCCACGCGACTTCACCCGGGACGAAACGGTGCGCACCGCCATGGCCGGTGTGCGCAACTGGTTCCATACCGGGCCGGTCAGCCACGAGCTGAACCTCGCCGCCACCTACTACTACATGGACTTCACCAACGGCGGTGCCCGCTATGCTGCGGCGCCCAGTAACCTCTACGACCCGGTCGCGACGCCGACGCCGGGCACGCCAACCCGTATCGACCCTGAGGTATACACGGAAAACCGTTTTTCCGGCGTAGCCTTGGCCGACACCCTCGGCTTCCTCGACGACCGCCTGCTGTTGACCGTGGGCGCGCGCTGGCAGCGGGTGCAGGTGGATGACTGGAGCGATGGCGTCAAAGGCGAAACGGCCTACGACGAAGAGAAGCTGTCGCCCTCGGGCGGTGTGCTGCTCAAGGTCACCGAGCAGCTATCGTTGTACGCTAACTACATGGAGGGCCTGAGCCAAGGCAAGATCGCGCCTTCGACGTCGATCAACGAAGACCAGATTTTCCCGCCGTTCACCAGCCGCCAGGTGGAGGTGGGGGCCAAGTACGATCTGGGCCAGGTCGCCTTTACCGCCAGTGCCTTCCGCATCCGCCAGCCCGCCTACGAAACCAACCCTGCTTCGCGGGTGTTTGGCCCCAATGGCAAGCGCGACAACCGCGGTATCGAGCTGAGCGTGTTCGGCGAACCGGTGCAAGGCGTACGGGTGTTGGGCGGGGTGATGTACCTTGACAGCGAACTGACTGACACCGTCGGTGGCGCCTACGATGGCAACCGTGCACCGGCCACGCCCGAGTACAACGTCAACCTCGGTGCCGAATGGGATGTGCCGGGGATGAGCGGCCTGACCCTGACGGCGCGGGGTATGCACTCGAGTTCGCAGTACCTGGACCAGAACAACAGCAAGCAGATCGATGGCTGGGAGCGCTATGACGTAGGCGCGCGTTATGCGTTCAAGGTGGACGCTACCCAGGTTACTTTGCGGGCCAGTGTCGAGAACGTGCTGGATCACCGTTACTGGAGCTCGGCTGGGGCCTCGGATGACAGTGAGCCGGGGCTGACACTTTCTACCCCTCGTACTTACCTGCTCTCGGCCACTGTGGGTTTTTAA
- a CDS encoding RidA family protein, with the protein MPTHTRIRMFNTKQTYPNQTLDNDLCQAVRAGNTIYVRGQVGTDFEGKLVGLGDPQAQTEQAMKNVKQLLEEAGSDLSHIVKTTTYITDPRFREPVYKEVGKWLKGVFPISTGLVVAGLAQAEWLMEIDVIAVVPDPL; encoded by the coding sequence ATGCCTACCCATACCCGCATCCGCATGTTCAACACCAAGCAAACCTACCCCAACCAGACCCTGGACAACGACCTGTGCCAGGCTGTGCGGGCCGGTAACACCATCTATGTGCGCGGCCAGGTCGGTACCGACTTCGAAGGCAAGTTGGTGGGCTTGGGTGACCCACAGGCACAAACCGAGCAGGCGATGAAAAACGTCAAGCAGTTGCTCGAAGAGGCCGGCTCGGACTTGTCGCACATCGTCAAGACCACCACCTACATCACCGACCCACGCTTCCGCGAGCCGGTGTACAAAGAAGTGGGCAAATGGCTCAAAGGCGTGTTCCCGATTTCCACCGGGCTGGTGGTTGCCGGGTTGGCCCAGGCCGAGTGGCTAATGGAAATCGATGTGATCGCCGTGGTGCCTGATCCCCTTTGA
- a CDS encoding NAD(P)/FAD-dependent oxidoreductase, producing MTLNNLEIDTLVVGAGQAGVAMSEHLSKLGVPHLVLERKRIAEAWRTGRWDSLVANGPVWHDRFPGLQFNLDADAFAGKDQVADYFEQYVRTYNLPVRTGIEVKKVLRNSDRPGFTIETNEGVIRANRVVAATGPFQKPVIPAIAPKDSNLHQIHSAAYFNPEQLPEGAVLVVGAGSSGVQIAEELMRAGRQVYLSVGAHDRPPRAYRNRDFCWWLGVLGEWDAEIAKPGREHVTIAVSGARGGHTVDFRALAHQGMTLVGLTQSFANGVAHFQDNLVENINRGDENYLALLDAADAYIERNGLDLPEEPEARHRLADPACMVNPLQQLDLAKAGVTSIIWATGYGVDFSWLQVDTFDANGKPQHQRGVAREPGVYFLGLPWLSRRGSSFIWGVWHDAKHVAGHIATQRTYTAYRDREQRAADEQQQSKIRNVSTLGAH from the coding sequence ATGACACTGAACAACCTCGAAATCGACACCCTCGTCGTCGGCGCCGGCCAAGCCGGCGTGGCCATGAGCGAACACCTGAGCAAGCTTGGCGTGCCGCACCTGGTGCTGGAGCGCAAGCGCATCGCCGAGGCCTGGCGCACGGGCCGCTGGGACTCGTTGGTGGCCAACGGCCCGGTCTGGCACGACCGCTTCCCTGGGCTGCAATTCAACCTCGACGCCGATGCCTTCGCCGGCAAGGACCAGGTGGCCGACTACTTCGAGCAGTACGTACGCACGTACAACCTGCCGGTTCGCACCGGCATCGAAGTGAAGAAAGTACTGCGCAACAGTGACCGCCCTGGTTTTACCATCGAAACCAACGAAGGCGTGATCCGCGCCAACCGTGTGGTCGCCGCCACCGGCCCATTCCAGAAGCCGGTGATCCCGGCCATCGCGCCGAAAGACAGCAACTTGCACCAGATCCACTCGGCGGCCTATTTCAACCCCGAGCAACTGCCCGAAGGTGCTGTGCTGGTAGTCGGCGCCGGCTCCTCCGGCGTGCAGATCGCCGAGGAACTGATGCGTGCCGGGCGCCAGGTATACCTTTCGGTCGGCGCCCACGATCGCCCACCGCGCGCCTACCGCAACCGCGACTTTTGCTGGTGGCTGGGCGTATTGGGTGAGTGGGATGCAGAAATCGCCAAGCCCGGCCGCGAACACGTGACCATCGCTGTCAGCGGCGCGCGGGGTGGCCACACCGTGGACTTCCGTGCCCTTGCCCACCAAGGCATGACCCTGGTCGGCCTGACCCAGTCGTTCGCCAACGGCGTGGCGCACTTCCAAGACAACCTGGTCGAAAACATCAACCGCGGCGATGAAAACTACTTGGCCCTGCTGGATGCCGCCGATGCCTACATCGAACGCAACGGCCTCGACCTGCCAGAAGAACCTGAAGCACGCCATCGCCTGGCCGACCCGGCATGCATGGTCAACCCGCTGCAGCAACTGGACCTGGCCAAGGCCGGCGTCACCAGCATTATTTGGGCCACCGGTTACGGCGTGGATTTCAGCTGGCTGCAGGTCGACACTTTTGACGCCAACGGCAAGCCGCAGCACCAGCGCGGCGTCGCCCGCGAGCCCGGCGTGTACTTCCTGGGCTTGCCGTGGCTGTCGCGCCGCGGCTCGTCGTTCATCTGGGGCGTGTGGCACGACGCCAAGCACGTCGCCGGGCACATCGCCACGCAACGCACCTATACCGCCTACCGCGACCGTGAACAACGCGCTGCGGATGAGCAGCAACAATCCAAGATCCGCAACGTCAGCACCCTCGGAGCCCACTGA
- a CDS encoding DUF1028 domain-containing protein, producing the protein MTFSIIGRCQETGQVGIAISSSSIAVGARCPWVRAGVGAVATQNITLPALGPQILDALEQGQLPPAAVLDRVLSANGWSEYRQVTVIDSHGQVALFTGREALGTHHAVAGEQCAAAGNLLASLQVIEAMVQAFEQAAGHLADRLLAAMHAAMAAGGEAGPVHSAALKIAGELTWPLVDLRVDWADADPIGVLDGLWQAYRPQMQDYVTRALDPTLAPSYGVPGDE; encoded by the coding sequence ATGACTTTCTCCATCATCGGTCGTTGCCAGGAAACCGGCCAGGTCGGTATCGCCATCAGCTCGTCAAGCATCGCCGTGGGCGCCCGTTGCCCCTGGGTGCGGGCCGGTGTGGGCGCGGTCGCTACCCAGAACATCACCTTGCCGGCGCTGGGCCCACAAATTCTCGATGCCCTGGAACAGGGCCAGTTGCCGCCTGCGGCGGTGCTGGACCGGGTGCTAAGCGCTAATGGTTGGAGCGAGTACCGCCAGGTAACGGTCATCGACAGCCACGGCCAGGTGGCACTGTTCACCGGCCGCGAGGCGCTGGGCACGCACCATGCCGTGGCCGGTGAGCAATGCGCGGCGGCGGGCAACCTGTTGGCCTCGCTTCAGGTAATCGAAGCGATGGTGCAGGCCTTCGAGCAGGCGGCTGGGCACCTGGCCGACCGCCTGCTGGCTGCCATGCACGCGGCGATGGCCGCAGGCGGCGAGGCCGGGCCGGTGCACTCGGCGGCGTTGAAGATCGCCGGTGAGCTGACCTGGCCGCTGGTGGACCTGCGCGTGGACTGGGCCGATGCCGACCCGATTGGTGTGCTCGATGGCCTGTGGCAGGCCTACCGGCCGCAGATGCAAGATTACGTTACCCGCGCGCTCGACCCGACGCTAGCGCCAAGCTATGGGGTACCGGGCGATGAGTGA
- the argE gene encoding acetylornithine deacetylase: MSEFASRALLARLIGFATVSRDSNVALIGFIRDYLAELGVESELFHNPEGTKANLFATIGPQDVGGVVLSGHTDVVPVDGQAWTVEPFALSERDGCLYGRGTVDMKGFIASVLAAVPAFLAQPLRMPVHLAFSYDEEVGCLGVRSMLAALAQRPHKPRLCLIGEPTELKPVLGHKGKLAMRCQVQGAACHSAYAPYGVNAIEYAAKLIGKLGEIGAALAQPDQHDERFDPPFSTVQAGVINGGRALNIVPAQCQFDFEVRALPGFAAQTVADQLQTYAEAELLPRMCKVNAASAIRLEPLSAYPGLATPADSEAARLVALLSGSEQFGTVAFGTEGGLFDQAGIPTVVCGPGSMDQGHKPDEFVSVEQLRGCDAMLLRLVDYLKQA, from the coding sequence ATGAGTGAATTTGCCAGCCGCGCGCTGCTGGCCCGGTTGATCGGCTTTGCCACGGTCAGCCGAGATTCCAACGTGGCGCTGATCGGCTTTATCCGTGATTACCTGGCCGAACTGGGGGTGGAAAGCGAGCTGTTCCATAACCCGGAGGGCACCAAGGCTAACCTGTTCGCCACAATCGGCCCCCAGGACGTGGGTGGCGTGGTGCTGTCTGGGCATACCGATGTGGTGCCAGTGGACGGCCAGGCCTGGACGGTCGAGCCGTTTGCCCTGAGTGAGCGCGACGGCTGCCTGTATGGCCGTGGTACGGTCGACATGAAGGGTTTCATCGCTTCGGTACTGGCGGCGGTGCCCGCCTTCCTCGCCCAGCCATTGCGGATGCCGGTGCACCTGGCGTTCTCCTATGACGAGGAAGTCGGCTGCCTGGGTGTGCGCTCGATGCTCGCGGCGCTTGCACAGCGCCCGCACAAGCCGCGCTTGTGCTTGATTGGCGAGCCCACCGAGCTCAAGCCGGTGCTGGGCCACAAAGGCAAGCTGGCGATGCGCTGCCAAGTACAGGGCGCGGCCTGCCATTCAGCGTATGCGCCGTATGGGGTGAATGCCATCGAGTATGCAGCGAAGTTGATCGGCAAACTGGGCGAGATTGGCGCGGCACTGGCGCAACCGGATCAGCATGATGAACGCTTCGACCCACCGTTTTCCACCGTACAGGCCGGTGTGATCAACGGCGGCAGGGCACTGAACATCGTGCCTGCGCAGTGCCAGTTCGATTTCGAAGTGCGGGCACTGCCGGGTTTCGCAGCGCAGACGGTGGCCGACCAGTTGCAGACCTATGCCGAGGCCGAGTTGCTGCCGCGCATGTGCAAGGTCAATGCGGCCAGCGCCATTCGCCTGGAACCGTTAAGTGCGTACCCGGGGCTGGCCACTCCGGCGGACAGCGAGGCGGCGCGCTTGGTGGCGTTGCTCAGTGGCTCGGAGCAGTTTGGTACGGTGGCGTTTGGCACCGAAGGCGGATTGTTCGACCAGGCGGGCATCCCGACTGTGGTGTGTGGGCCTGGGAGCATGGACCAGGGGCACAAGCCGGATGAGTTTGTCAGTGTCGAGCAGTTGCGGGGGTGTGATGCCATGTTGCTGAGGTTGGTGGATTACCTCAAGCAGGCGTGA
- a CDS encoding carbohydrate porin yields MPSAIRITPTLLLALASSTALADDNLLTRSTLTGDWGGLRHQLEADGVKFSGDYSGETAYNAHGGLHRSARYSQNLKLGVQFDLSKLYGLDNGGKVQLTINDRRGNSASEDLVGNRLPIQENYGGLYTRLTELSYERTLFTPALNVKLGYMAMGNDLGGLDSGILCNFMNAGFCGHPLNMSGGSGWTNYPNAHLGVRVKYDLSPAWQLRVAAFNVDPQSNGNSSRAWHLGPKHTTGTVVPVELVYKLQGKLPGEYKLGYYYDSSDAKRIGSDEEVSGRGGHYLLIDQAVWSDQGLPGRSLHAFGQYSAASKAASPFTKWYGAGVVLYQPFAGRPKDTVALGYGRAVPNPRSRDVLEDAAFDAGQQFPDIDSAEQLIELSYGYQATPWLNLRPDVQYIIEPGAFSGKAIDNALVVGLQVKASF; encoded by the coding sequence ATGCCATCCGCAATTCGCATCACCCCCACCCTGCTGCTAGCCCTCGCCAGCAGCACCGCCCTGGCCGACGACAACCTGCTGACCCGCAGCACCCTGACCGGTGATTGGGGCGGCCTGCGTCACCAGCTGGAAGCAGACGGCGTCAAGTTCAGCGGCGATTACAGCGGCGAAACCGCCTACAACGCCCACGGCGGCCTGCACCGCTCGGCACGCTACTCGCAGAACCTGAAGCTGGGCGTGCAGTTCGACCTGTCGAAACTGTATGGCCTGGACAACGGCGGCAAGGTCCAGCTGACCATCAACGACCGCCGTGGCAACAGCGCCTCGGAAGACCTGGTGGGCAACCGCCTGCCGATCCAGGAAAACTACGGTGGCCTGTACACGCGCCTGACCGAGCTGAGCTACGAGCGCACCCTGTTCACCCCGGCGCTCAACGTCAAGCTCGGCTACATGGCCATGGGCAACGACCTGGGCGGCCTGGACAGCGGCATCCTGTGCAACTTCATGAACGCCGGTTTCTGCGGCCACCCGCTGAACATGTCCGGTGGCAGTGGCTGGACCAACTACCCCAATGCCCACCTCGGCGTGCGGGTGAAGTACGACCTGTCGCCGGCCTGGCAACTGCGCGTGGCGGCGTTCAACGTTGACCCGCAAAGCAATGGCAATTCCAGCCGCGCCTGGCACCTGGGGCCCAAGCACACCACCGGCACCGTGGTACCAGTAGAGCTGGTGTACAAGCTGCAGGGCAAACTGCCTGGCGAGTACAAACTGGGCTACTACTACGACAGCTCCGATGCAAAGCGCATCGGCAGCGACGAGGAAGTTTCCGGTCGCGGCGGCCACTACCTGCTGATTGACCAGGCGGTGTGGAGTGACCAAGGCTTGCCAGGCCGCAGCCTGCATGCCTTCGGCCAGTATTCGGCAGCGAGCAAGGCCGCTTCGCCGTTCACCAAGTGGTATGGCGCCGGCGTGGTGCTGTACCAGCCGTTCGCAGGCCGCCCAAAGGATACCGTGGCGCTGGGCTACGGCCGTGCCGTGCCGAACCCACGTAGCCGCGACGTGCTGGAAGATGCCGCGTTCGATGCCGGCCAACAGTTCCCCGACATCGACAGCGCCGAACAGTTGATCGAACTGAGCTACGGCTACCAGGCCACGCCGTGGTTGAACCTACGCCCGGATGTGCAGTACATCATCGAGCCGGGGGCGTTCTCCGGGAAAGCCATCGACAACGCGCTGGTGGTTGGGTTGCAGGTCAAGGCATCCTTCTAA